The Nocardioides pantholopis genome window below encodes:
- a CDS encoding helix-turn-helix domain-containing protein — protein sequence MTATLEATDVGALLRIWRERRRYSQQELSNRSRVSTRHLSRVETGRARPTPAMVLHLADHLDVPLRERNRLLLSAGYAPRYQDHRLEDRSVAAVLEGLRHLLDAHLPYPALLLDTYWDIVDANAAVDALLAGCDPALLEPPVNVLEVCLAPGGLAARMRNHAEWAAHLYRQAVHRAEHTHDPRHRELVAQVESYLGRTPGLPESTGPVLALELDTAAGPLRFFSTSARLDTATDATLEGLHLETFLPADAATREALG from the coding sequence ATGACCGCGACCCTGGAGGCGACCGACGTCGGTGCCCTGCTGCGGATCTGGCGCGAGCGCCGCCGGTACAGCCAGCAGGAGCTCTCGAACCGGTCGCGGGTCAGCACCCGCCACCTGAGCCGGGTCGAGACGGGCCGGGCCCGCCCGACCCCCGCCATGGTCCTGCACCTGGCCGACCATCTCGACGTGCCGCTGCGCGAGCGCAACCGGCTGCTCCTCTCGGCGGGGTACGCGCCGCGCTACCAGGACCACCGGCTCGAGGACCGGTCAGTCGCCGCGGTCCTCGAGGGGCTGCGGCACCTGCTGGACGCGCACCTGCCCTATCCGGCCCTGCTGCTGGACACCTACTGGGACATCGTCGACGCGAACGCGGCCGTCGACGCGCTGCTGGCGGGCTGCGACCCGGCACTGCTGGAGCCGCCCGTGAACGTGCTGGAGGTCTGCCTGGCCCCGGGTGGCCTCGCGGCGCGGATGCGCAACCACGCCGAGTGGGCGGCGCACCTGTACCGGCAGGCGGTGCACCGCGCCGAGCACACCCACGACCCGCGCCATCGGGAGCTCGTGGCACAGGTCGAGTCCTACCTGGGCCGGACGCCAGGTCTGCCGGAGTCGACCGGCCCGGTCCTCGCCCTGGAGCTGGACACCGCCGCCGGGCCGCTGCGGTTCTTCAGCACCTCGGCGCGGCTGGACACCGCGACCGACGCCACCCTGGAGGGCCTGCACCTGGAGACCTTCCTCCCGGCGGACGCCGCGACCCGGGAGGCGCTCGGCTGA
- a CDS encoding nuclear transport factor 2 family protein, with amino-acid sequence MSDIVEQYVATWNAEGPERDRLLAAHWSPDVTYVDPLAEVRGHAALSGLIDGVRAQFPGGVLTRLSAVDAHHRQLRFSWGLGPAGQEPVVIGFDVVVLDEDGRIEDVRGFLDRVPA; translated from the coding sequence ATGAGTGACATCGTCGAGCAGTACGTCGCCACCTGGAACGCCGAGGGGCCCGAGCGGGACCGCCTGCTGGCCGCCCACTGGTCACCCGACGTGACGTACGTCGACCCGCTGGCCGAGGTGCGCGGACATGCCGCCCTGAGCGGCCTCATCGACGGGGTCCGCGCCCAGTTCCCCGGCGGTGTCCTGACCCGCCTCTCCGCGGTCGACGCCCACCACCGCCAGCTCCGGTTCTCCTGGGGCCTGGGCCCGGCGGGTCAGGAGCCGGTGGTGATCGGCTTCGACGTCGTCGTCCTGGACGAGGACGGGCGGATCGAGGACGTCCGTGGCTTCCTGGACCGGGTGCCGGCGTGA